The following is a genomic window from Thermus tengchongensis.
TTTGGACAAGTTCCTGGCCTCCATGGCCCAAAGCCTTCCCAAGGAGGCCTTGAAGGTGCTCTCCCTGGATGGAGAGAAGCGCCTTACCCCCAGAAAGGAGGGGTTTGGCCCCTACGAGCGCTACGCCCCTTCCGAGGACGGCATCTCCCCCTTCATCCCCATCGGTGCCCCTGGGGGCTTCTACTGGATGACCTCGGACGAGCACGACCTCGAGGGCCACATCACGGAGGATGTGGCCCTCAGGGAATACCAGATGGAAAAGCGCATGCGCAAGCTGGAAGCCGCCCGTAAGGAGATCCCCCTCGAGGACCAGTACACCCTTTACCGGGATGGGGAGGTGCTGGTCCTGGGCTGGGGCACGGTGAAGGGCACCCTCCTGGAGGCCCTGGACCACCTGCCCGGGGTAGGGTATCTGCACCTCAGGCTCCTTTGGCCCTTCCCCGAGATCGGCCCCCTCCTGGAGGGAAAAAGGCTGGTCACGGTGGAGCACAACTACTCAGGGCAGCTGGCGGACCTGGTGCAGCAGGAAACCTTAAAGCGGGTCCATCACCGCATCGTGAAGTACAACGGCCGCCCCATCACCTTGGATGAGGCGGTGGAGGCCTTGGAACAGGTGCTTGCGGGCAGGGCCCCGGAGCGCCTGGTGCTTAGGAGAGGAGTGTAACCATGTTGGAACTCAAACTTGCCGATTACAAGGCGGAAAAGCAACCGGACTGGTGCCCGGGCTGCGGGGACTATGGCATCCTTTCTGCGTTGCAGATGGCCCTTTTTGAGCTGCGGAAGGACCCCAGCCAGACCGTGGTCTTCTCGGGGATCGGTTGCTCGGCCAAAACCCCCCACTACCTGAACGTGTACGGGGTCCACACCTTGCACGGCCGCGTGCTGCCCATCGCCCAGGGGGCCAAGCTGGCCAACCCCCACCTCACGGTGGTGGCGGTGGGCGGGGACGGGGATGGCCTCGGCATCGGGGCCGGGCACTTTGTGGCCGCAGGCCGCCGTAACGTGGACATGCTCTACATCCTCTACGACAACGAGGTCTACGGCCTCACCAAGGGGCAGGCGGGGCCCACCTTGGGCCTTGGGGAGAAGACCAAAAGCCTCCCCAAGCCCAACCCCCAAGGGCGCATCAACCCCCTTCTCCTGGCCTTTGCCTCCGGCTACACCTGGATCGCCCGCGGCTACGCCTACGACGTGAAGGGCCTGAAGGAGCTCATCAAGGAGGGCCTCGAGCACAAGGGCCTGGCCTTCCTCCACGTCCTTCAGCCCTGCCCCACCTACAACGACCTGCACACCAAGGAGTGGTTCGCTCCTAGGCTCTACAAGCTCCAGGATGAGGGGTACGATCCGTATGTTCCCGAGGGGCTTCCCCCAGAGGAGTTGGACAAGAAGATGGCGCAATTCCAGGAAAAGGCCGCAGAATGGGGAGAAAGGATTCCCATAGGGGTTTTCTGGAAGGCGGAGGTGCCCACCTTTGAGGAGCGCCTCAAGGCCTACCTGCCCCGCTACCCCGAGGTCTACCCCGCCCTGGGGCAGCGGGAGCCTTTGGACCTCGAGGGGCTCCTGAAGGAGTTCGCCCTCTAGGGCCGGATGAGCCGCTGGGGGGTGGCGATCAGGTCCACCCGGCGCTCCGGCTCCACGGGGAGCTTGGGGTAGACCATGAGGGCGTGGGCCAGGGTGGCGAAGGGGGCTTCCACGGCAAGCCAGCCTTGGGGAAAGCCATAGCCCTTCCCCACCCACCCCCCTTCCTCGTCCACGGCCACAGCCCCGATGAGGACCAGGTCGATGGGCTGGCCCTTTAGATCCACCCTCACCCCATAGCGGTAGGCCTCCCGCACCCGCTTGAGCCGCCTAGGGTCCAGGTCCTTGAGGAGCACGAACTCCCCTGGCCGGTCGGGGTGGGGGAGGATCAGGGCCTTCCCTTGCCGCAGGGCCTCCTCCCGCAGGGGTTTCAGCACTGCATCCATACCCGCCAGGATGAGCCTGGCCCTTTGGAACTCCGGGGTGCGGAGGAGGTGCGCCGCCGCCCGCTTGGCCCCCAGGAAGTTGGGGTGGTGGCCGTGGGGGGGTGTGGGGTGGAGGGCCAGGTCGTAGCGGGCCAGGGTGTTCCAGACCTCTTCCCTGAGCTCGCCTAGGGTCATGGGCCTAGGAGGTGAAGGGAAACCCCCGGCAGGAGGCCCTTGGCCTGCCCCTCGAGGGCCTTCTGGTATAGCCTCCGGTCCGCCGTCCAAAAGGGGGCGGCAAGCCCTTCGGCCAAGGCCAGGTAGTGGGCGTCGTAGACCGCTCCCAGCCCCAACTCGTGGCCCAGCTCCAAGGCCCGGGTGTGGATCCAGGGCTC
Proteins encoded in this region:
- a CDS encoding 2-oxoacid:ferredoxin oxidoreductase subunit beta, with the protein product MLELKLADYKAEKQPDWCPGCGDYGILSALQMALFELRKDPSQTVVFSGIGCSAKTPHYLNVYGVHTLHGRVLPIAQGAKLANPHLTVVAVGGDGDGLGIGAGHFVAAGRRNVDMLYILYDNEVYGLTKGQAGPTLGLGEKTKSLPKPNPQGRINPLLLAFASGYTWIARGYAYDVKGLKELIKEGLEHKGLAFLHVLQPCPTYNDLHTKEWFAPRLYKLQDEGYDPYVPEGLPPEELDKKMAQFQEKAAEWGERIPIGVFWKAEVPTFEERLKAYLPRYPEVYPALGQREPLDLEGLLKEFAL
- a CDS encoding 5-formyltetrahydrofolate cyclo-ligase, yielding MTLGELREEVWNTLARYDLALHPTPPHGHHPNFLGAKRAAAHLLRTPEFQRARLILAGMDAVLKPLREEALRQGKALILPHPDRPGEFVLLKDLDPRRLKRVREAYRYGVRVDLKGQPIDLVLIGAVAVDEEGGWVGKGYGFPQGWLAVEAPFATLAHALMVYPKLPVEPERRVDLIATPQRLIRP